One Maniola hyperantus chromosome Z, iAphHyp1.2, whole genome shotgun sequence DNA window includes the following coding sequences:
- the LOC138404486 gene encoding chromosome partition protein Smc-like, translated as MEEILNALKTIKIELDEQRLEIRETGKNVTEQVTINVNRMLEEKFLAWDEKHEKLKEIVENQQKRIYFLEKQSRNRNIVFFGIEETETSYEKLESNIIKWVEQYFSIELTYRDVQEVKRVGKKGERPRLLVVTFSTLGTKIKIWKQRNTLKDTHYYVKEDYPKYILEKRKELQEQLQLEREKGNIAVIKYDKLIITSKNNTKRKLPISPKNVTARKIDEPIHTNKKNKIQITDTSIRRSNSISEGVVKPGILNFLVSKNTTNTTSSSSNQDKKNIATKPLLQHRSEKHTN; from the coding sequence ATGGAAGAAATTCTAAACGcacttaaaacaataaaaatagaaCTAGATGAGCAAAGATTAGAAATCAGGGAAACCGGAAAAAATGTTACGGAACAAGTCACAATAAATGTAAATAGGATGCTCGAAGAAAAATTCTTAGCCTGGGATGAAAAACACGAAAAACTAAAGGAAATAGTGGAAAACCAGCAGAAAAGGATTTACTTTTTGGAAAAACAGTCAAGGAATAGAAATATAGTGTTTTTCGGTATTGAGGAAACTGAAACATCATACGAAAAATTGGAAAGTAATATTATCAAATGGGTGGAACAATATTTTTCTATCGAGCTAACCTACAGAGACGTACAAGAAGTCAAAAGAGTGGGGAAGAAAGGAGAAAGACCACGCCTATTAGTAGTCACTTTTTCAACTTTAGgcacaaaaatcaaaatatggaAACAAAGAAATACACTGAAAGACACCCATTACTATGTGAAAGAAGACTACCCAAAATACATACTGGAAAAACGGAAGGAACTACAAGAACAACTACAATTGGAGAGAGAGAAAGGAAACATAGCCGTAATTAAGTATGATAAACTGATTATAACATCTAAAAACAATACTAAGAGAAAATTACCTATTTCACCTAAGAATGTCACAGCACGAAAAATAGACGAGCCCATAcacacaaataaaaagaacaaaataCAAATTACTGATACATCAATCAGAAGGTCAAACAGTATCTCCGAGGGAGTTGTAAAACCGGGCATATTAAATTTCTTAGTCAGTAAAAATACTACTAATACCACTAGCTCTAGCAGTAATCAAGACAAAAAAAACATAGCAACCAAGCCCCTCCTCCAACACAGATCCGAAAAACATACAAACTAA